In Pseudofrankia saprophytica, one genomic interval encodes:
- a CDS encoding Glu/Leu/Phe/Val family dehydrogenase: protein MTKVSASASNLVEGTGVSSSVFDAGAEHEQVVFCSDPTSGLRAIIAIYSTALGPALGGTRFHPYPDESAALADALALSRAMAYKAACAGLDLGGGKAVIIGDPARDSSEALLRSYGRFVASLGGRYITACDVGTYPTDMDIVAREARWVVGRSPAHGGSGDSGVMTAYGVFEGMRACAARLWGSPSLGGRTVAVSGVGKVGARLVGHLLEDGAKVIASDVNPAALARLHDVHPQVEIVDHPDALIGVPADVYSPCALGGALTEATVGRLRARVVCGGANNQLAHPGIDKLLAEAGILYAPDFVVNAGGLIQVADEIEGYRPERTKAAVARIFTTTQDVFELADAEGQTPGAAAVTLAERRIARIGRLRRILLP, encoded by the coding sequence ATGACAAAGGTGTCTGCGTCCGCGTCGAACCTGGTCGAGGGGACGGGGGTCAGCTCCTCGGTCTTCGACGCCGGCGCCGAGCACGAACAGGTGGTCTTCTGCTCCGACCCGACCTCCGGGCTGCGCGCGATCATCGCCATCTACTCGACCGCGCTCGGCCCAGCGCTCGGCGGCACCAGGTTCCACCCCTACCCGGACGAGTCCGCGGCGCTAGCCGACGCCCTGGCGCTGTCCAGGGCGATGGCCTACAAGGCAGCCTGCGCCGGCCTCGACCTCGGCGGCGGCAAGGCGGTCATCATCGGTGACCCGGCCAGGGACTCCTCCGAGGCGCTGCTGCGCTCCTACGGACGGTTCGTCGCCTCTCTCGGCGGCCGCTACATCACCGCCTGCGACGTCGGCACCTACCCGACGGACATGGACATCGTCGCCCGCGAGGCCCGGTGGGTCGTCGGCCGCTCGCCGGCGCACGGCGGGTCCGGGGACTCGGGAGTGATGACGGCCTACGGCGTCTTCGAGGGCATGCGGGCCTGCGCCGCGCGTCTGTGGGGCAGCCCGAGCCTCGGCGGCCGGACGGTGGCGGTCAGCGGCGTCGGGAAGGTAGGCGCCCGACTCGTCGGGCATCTGCTGGAGGACGGGGCGAAGGTGATCGCTTCCGACGTCAACCCGGCGGCGTTGGCCCGTCTGCACGACGTGCATCCTCAGGTCGAGATCGTGGATCATCCGGACGCGTTGATCGGCGTGCCCGCCGACGTCTACTCCCCGTGCGCGCTCGGCGGCGCGCTCACCGAGGCGACCGTGGGCCGGCTACGCGCCCGGGTGGTCTGTGGCGGGGCCAACAACCAGCTGGCCCACCCCGGCATCGACAAGCTGCTCGCCGAGGCCGGGATCCTCTACGCCCCGGACTTCGTCGTGAACGCCGGCGGCCTGATCCAGGTCGCCGACGAGATCGAGGGTTACCGGCCGGAGCGAACCAAGGCCGCCGTGGCCCGGATCTTCACGACGACTCAGGACGTCTTTGAGCTGGCCGACGCTGAGGGACAGACCCCGGGCGCCGCGGCCGTGACGCTCGCCGAGCGCCGGATCGCGCGGATTGGCCGTCTACGGCGCATCCTGCTTCCCTAG
- a CDS encoding DUF3073 domain-containing protein, whose translation MGRGRAKAKQTKVARELKYNSPSMDLDRLKADLGVSGSTTRDTTEEDDPYTDDEDDYSSYLDEDD comes from the coding sequence ATGGGGCGCGGCCGAGCGAAGGCCAAGCAGACGAAAGTCGCCCGCGAGCTCAAGTACAACTCGCCGTCGATGGATCTGGACCGGCTCAAGGCGGATCTGGGCGTCTCTGGATCGACCACTCGGGACACCACCGAGGAAGACGATCCGTACACGGATGACGAGGACGACTACAGCTCGTACCTCGACGAGGACGATTAG
- the purM gene encoding phosphoribosylformylglycinamidine cyclo-ligase has translation MTAPVSPGDGRVAPSHGAEASGAPRGASYQAAGVDVAAGERAVQAMRGHVARASRPEVVGSLGGFAGLFALDTSRYRKPLLASSTDGVGTKIAIARALDVHDTVGVDLVAMVVDDLVVCGAEPLFLLDYIACGSLDPHRVALLVSGVATGCEQAGCALVGGETAEHPGLMGADDYDLAATGIGVVEADDVLGPERVRPGDALIAMASSGVHSNGFSLVRHVLFGRVEPEFPGGIGPDGQAVLRREEPALGTTLGAALLTPTRIYAKDCLALAAATDVHAFAHITGGGLAANLARVIPAGLLATLDRSTWTPPPIFALLAERGPVAREEMESTFNQGIGMVAVVAPAAVDDALAVLATRGVPAWLAGHVTEADNSKGTEPAVDGLTARLTGDHP, from the coding sequence ATGACCGCGCCCGTGAGCCCTGGCGACGGCCGCGTCGCTCCGTCCCACGGGGCCGAGGCCAGTGGTGCCCCGCGGGGCGCGTCGTACCAGGCCGCCGGCGTGGACGTCGCGGCCGGCGAGCGGGCCGTCCAGGCGATGCGCGGCCATGTGGCGCGGGCCAGCCGACCCGAGGTGGTCGGCTCGCTGGGCGGATTCGCCGGGCTGTTCGCTCTCGACACCAGCCGTTACCGCAAGCCCCTGCTCGCCTCGTCGACCGACGGGGTAGGCACCAAGATCGCCATTGCGCGGGCGCTGGACGTCCACGACACGGTCGGCGTCGACCTCGTCGCGATGGTGGTCGACGACCTGGTGGTCTGCGGCGCCGAGCCGCTGTTCCTGCTCGACTACATCGCCTGCGGTTCGCTCGACCCTCACCGGGTGGCGCTGTTGGTCTCCGGGGTGGCGACCGGCTGCGAGCAGGCCGGCTGCGCGCTCGTCGGCGGGGAGACCGCGGAGCATCCCGGCCTGATGGGCGCGGACGACTACGACCTGGCCGCGACCGGGATCGGCGTCGTCGAGGCGGACGACGTCCTGGGGCCCGAGCGGGTCCGGCCCGGGGACGCGCTGATCGCGATGGCGTCGTCGGGGGTGCACTCGAACGGGTTCTCGCTGGTGCGCCACGTGCTGTTCGGCCGCGTGGAGCCGGAGTTCCCAGGGGGGATCGGCCCGGACGGCCAGGCGGTGCTGCGGCGCGAGGAGCCGGCGCTCGGCACCACCCTCGGTGCCGCGCTTCTCACACCGACCCGGATCTACGCGAAGGACTGCCTGGCGCTCGCCGCGGCGACCGACGTCCACGCGTTCGCGCACATCACCGGCGGCGGGCTCGCCGCGAACCTCGCCCGGGTGATCCCGGCGGGCCTGCTGGCCACGCTCGACCGGTCCACCTGGACGCCCCCGCCGATCTTCGCGCTGCTCGCGGAACGCGGCCCGGTGGCCCGGGAGGAGATGGAGAGCACCTTCAACCAGGGCATCGGCATGGTCGCGGTCGTGGCGCCGGCGGCCGTGGACGACGCCCTGGCTGTCCTCGCGACCCGCGGTGTCCCCGCCTGGCTAGCCGGCCACGTCACCGAAGCGGACAACAGCAAGGGCACCGAGCCCGCTGTGGATGGGCTTACCGCCCGCCTCACCGGCGACCACCCATAG
- the purF gene encoding amidophosphoribosyltransferase yields the protein MTKGTVAASGSGDHCSAGPCQSAGRLPGPAARAGVDRDRVDRDWELELRDAAGPQDACGVFGVWAPGEDVANLTYYGLYALQHRGQEAAGMAVADGRAIVVFKELGLVAQVFDERTLSSLSGHMAVGHTRYSTTGSSTWENAQPSYRTARLGEGVALAHNGNLTNIMELAEELGDDRDAGMHATTDSDLITALLASHAGPTLVDAALDILPRLRGAFSLVFSDASTLYAARDTHGIHPLVLGRLDSRADERAERSAAADPAAGAGAWVVASETCALDIVGATFVREVEPGELVIIDATGPRSARFAPADRHGCLFEFVYLARPDTTIAGRSVHATRVETGRALAREAPVDADLVIPVPQSGVPAAVGYAEASGIPFGEGLVKNSYVGRTFIQPSQTIRQRGIRLKLNPLREVIEGRRLVVVDDSIVRGNTQRALVRMLREAGAAEVHIRISSPPVRWPCFYGIDFATRAELIASGAGVEQVRESLGADSLAYVSLDGLIAASRQPADELCRACFDGIYPVPLSDSDRLAGKHQLEAMGSGEATSAALAEAFRRGVVAGMNGADPSPDDLDELAGIDTFEGIEDLSALDASSPAPASKAPAVSAGRAGGAGAGVAPAGSVRP from the coding sequence ATGACCAAGGGGACAGTCGCCGCTTCCGGTTCCGGTGATCACTGTTCGGCCGGTCCCTGTCAGTCCGCCGGCCGCCTGCCCGGCCCGGCCGCCCGGGCCGGTGTCGACCGGGACCGTGTCGACAGGGATTGGGAGCTCGAGCTGCGCGACGCCGCCGGCCCCCAGGACGCCTGCGGGGTGTTCGGGGTCTGGGCGCCCGGCGAGGACGTCGCGAACCTCACCTACTACGGCCTGTATGCCCTGCAGCACCGCGGCCAGGAGGCGGCCGGCATGGCCGTCGCGGACGGCCGCGCGATCGTGGTGTTCAAGGAGCTGGGGCTGGTCGCCCAGGTGTTCGACGAGCGGACGCTGTCGAGCCTGTCCGGGCACATGGCCGTCGGGCACACCCGGTACTCGACCACCGGCTCGTCCACCTGGGAGAACGCCCAGCCGTCCTACCGCACCGCCCGCCTCGGCGAGGGCGTCGCGCTCGCGCACAACGGCAACCTGACCAACATCATGGAACTGGCCGAGGAACTCGGTGACGACCGGGACGCCGGCATGCACGCCACCACCGACTCCGACCTGATCACCGCGCTGCTGGCCAGCCATGCCGGCCCGACGCTCGTGGACGCGGCGCTGGACATCCTGCCCCGCCTGCGCGGCGCCTTCTCGCTGGTCTTCTCGGACGCCTCGACGCTGTACGCCGCCCGTGACACCCACGGCATCCATCCGCTCGTGCTGGGCCGCCTCGACAGCCGCGCCGACGAACGGGCCGAGCGATCGGCCGCCGCCGACCCGGCGGCGGGAGCCGGGGCCTGGGTGGTGGCCAGCGAGACCTGCGCGCTCGACATCGTGGGCGCGACGTTCGTGCGCGAGGTGGAGCCGGGCGAGCTGGTCATCATCGACGCGACCGGGCCGCGCTCGGCGCGCTTCGCCCCGGCCGACCGGCACGGCTGCCTGTTCGAGTTCGTCTACCTTGCCCGCCCGGACACGACGATCGCCGGCCGCTCGGTGCACGCCACCCGGGTCGAGACCGGACGGGCCCTCGCCCGCGAGGCGCCGGTCGACGCCGACCTGGTCATCCCGGTGCCGCAGTCCGGTGTGCCGGCCGCCGTCGGCTACGCGGAGGCCTCCGGCATTCCGTTCGGCGAGGGCCTGGTCAAGAACTCCTACGTCGGGCGAACGTTCATCCAGCCGTCCCAGACGATCCGCCAGCGGGGCATCCGGCTGAAGCTGAACCCGCTGCGCGAGGTGATCGAGGGCCGCCGGCTCGTCGTCGTCGACGACTCGATCGTGCGCGGCAACACCCAGCGGGCGCTGGTGCGGATGCTGCGCGAGGCCGGCGCCGCCGAGGTCCACATCCGCATCTCCTCGCCGCCGGTGCGCTGGCCCTGCTTCTACGGCATCGACTTCGCCACCAGGGCCGAGCTGATCGCCAGCGGGGCGGGGGTGGAGCAGGTGCGGGAGTCGCTCGGCGCGGACTCGCTCGCCTACGTCTCGCTCGACGGCCTGATCGCCGCGTCCCGCCAGCCGGCTGACGAGCTGTGCCGGGCATGCTTCGACGGCATCTACCCGGTGCCGCTGTCCGACTCCGACCGGCTGGCCGGCAAGCACCAGCTGGAGGCGATGGGTAGCGGCGAGGCCACCAGCGCCGCGCTCGCCGAGGCGTTCCGCCGCGGGGTCGTGGCCGGCATGAACGGCGCGGACCCGTCGCCCGACGACCTCGACGAGCTGGCCGGCATAGACACGTTCGAGGGCATCGAGGACCTGTCCGCCCTGGACGCCTCCTCGCCCGCGCCGGCGTCGAAGGCGCCGGCGGTGTCGGCGGGGCGTGCCGGTGGCGCGGGTGCCGGTGTCGCGCCGGCTGGGAGCGTCCGGCCATGA
- a CDS encoding sterol carrier family protein produces the protein MEAFIQQWDLVVSGVDALGDEDFAAASALSGWTTADLVAHCARSGGALAHALIDASPTQTADTDAAGAAGAGRGEARAGDVGAANAVEYLGGVGGRAETIADTARSDAAGLSPSELRSLLRTAVAASRGALAAATTGQPGGPAAWDQVVTSPGGPVRLGDFVATRCVEGVVHGLDLGLAPDRDALRIVTRTLVDLLAARAPGRSVEVRVPPFAAAQVVEGPRHTRGTPPNVVEADPVAFVAVAAGRLDWSAALADGRLTASGERSDLRPYFPLL, from the coding sequence GTGGAGGCCTTCATCCAGCAGTGGGACCTGGTCGTGTCCGGCGTCGATGCGTTGGGTGACGAGGATTTCGCCGCCGCCAGCGCGTTGTCCGGCTGGACGACGGCCGACCTGGTGGCGCACTGCGCCCGGTCTGGTGGGGCGCTGGCGCATGCGCTCATCGACGCGTCGCCCACCCAGACGGCCGACACCGACGCCGCTGGCGCGGCCGGCGCCGGCCGGGGCGAGGCCCGCGCGGGCGACGTCGGCGCGGCGAACGCCGTCGAGTACCTGGGCGGGGTCGGTGGCCGTGCCGAGACGATCGCGGACACCGCCCGCTCGGACGCCGCGGGCCTGTCCCCGAGCGAGCTGCGCTCGCTGCTGCGGACGGCGGTGGCCGCGTCGCGCGGCGCCCTCGCGGCGGCGACCACCGGGCAGCCCGGCGGGCCGGCGGCCTGGGACCAGGTGGTGACCTCGCCCGGCGGGCCGGTGCGGCTGGGTGACTTCGTCGCGACCCGGTGCGTCGAGGGAGTCGTGCACGGCCTGGACCTGGGGCTCGCGCCGGACCGGGACGCGCTGCGCATCGTGACGCGCACGCTCGTCGATCTGCTCGCCGCGCGGGCGCCCGGCCGGTCGGTCGAGGTCCGGGTGCCGCCGTTCGCCGCGGCGCAGGTGGTCGAGGGACCCAGACACACCCGTGGCACCCCGCCGAACGTCGTCGAGGCCGACCCGGTCGCCTTCGTCGCGGTGGCCGCAGGTCGGTTGGACTGGTCGGCGGCCCTGGCCGACGGCCGCCTCACGGCCAGCGGCGAGCGTTCGGACCTGCGTCCCTACTTCCCGCTCCTGTAG